The Halocalculus aciditolerans genome includes a window with the following:
- a CDS encoding ABC transporter substrate-binding protein translates to MTNDETTGRDAPTRREYLTYAGALVGGGLIAGCSSTSDPDEASGTTESTAADETTTEGEAAASYAVSLSPVGTVEFEEPPERVMVYNLLYADMAVAYGYGDAVNSLGFSTEVAGALDAFYARLDGVDFDYSDIEQLNSGSGGGITVDKELFYELNSDLHVVDPALLVSFDGWEVADIEEVSENVAPFFANNYSRRNTEPPEPYDEGYEYYTLWELSEKLAEVFREAERYEALAAIHDDVVSTIQANLPPESERPTVASVLYMGETFYPAKVNESGFATAHTRPLGASDAFAESDVSYQTSYDFETLLDVDPDVILHRYGYSYYDVSAIREQVASHSVGAKLAAVENDRFYAGGNPLQGPLMNLFQLEMTAKQLYPDVFGAWPGYDGGPYPEIPESERLFDRDEVARIVTGD, encoded by the coding sequence ATGACGAACGACGAGACGACGGGACGCGACGCACCGACGCGTAGAGAGTACCTGACGTACGCGGGCGCGCTCGTGGGGGGTGGGCTCATCGCCGGCTGTTCGAGCACGTCCGATCCGGACGAGGCGAGCGGAACGACCGAATCGACGGCGGCGGACGAGACGACGACGGAGGGCGAGGCGGCGGCGTCGTACGCAGTATCGCTGTCGCCAGTTGGGACGGTCGAGTTCGAGGAGCCGCCGGAGCGCGTGATGGTGTACAACCTCCTCTACGCGGATATGGCGGTCGCGTACGGCTACGGCGACGCGGTGAACTCCCTCGGGTTCAGCACTGAGGTCGCGGGCGCGCTCGACGCGTTCTACGCGCGCCTCGACGGCGTCGACTTCGACTACAGCGACATCGAACAGCTCAACTCGGGATCGGGCGGCGGTATCACCGTCGACAAGGAGTTGTTCTACGAGTTGAACTCGGACCTCCACGTCGTCGACCCGGCGCTCCTCGTGTCCTTCGACGGCTGGGAGGTCGCGGACATCGAGGAGGTGTCGGAGAACGTCGCACCGTTCTTCGCGAACAACTACAGCCGACGGAACACCGAACCGCCGGAGCCCTACGACGAGGGGTACGAGTATTACACGCTCTGGGAACTCTCGGAGAAGCTCGCAGAGGTGTTCCGGGAAGCGGAGCGGTACGAGGCGCTCGCGGCGATTCACGACGACGTCGTCTCGACGATACAGGCGAACCTCCCTCCGGAGTCGGAGCGCCCCACCGTCGCGTCCGTGCTCTACATGGGGGAGACGTTCTATCCGGCGAAAGTCAACGAGTCGGGGTTCGCGACCGCGCACACGCGGCCGCTCGGCGCGTCCGACGCGTTCGCCGAGAGCGACGTCTCCTACCAGACGTCCTACGACTTCGAGACGCTGCTCGACGTCGACCCCGACGTCATCCTCCACCGCTACGGCTACTCCTACTACGACGTGTCCGCGATCCGCGAGCAGGTCGCGAGCCACTCCGTCGGCGCGAAGCTCGCGGCCGTCGAGAATGACCGATTCTACGCGGGCGGTAACCCCCTGCAGGGGCCGTTGATGAATCTCTTCCAGCTGGAGATGACGGCGAAACAGCTCTATCCCGACGTCTTCGGCGCGTGGCCGGGCTACGACGGCGGCCCCTACCCGGAGATTCCCGAGAGCGAGCGGCTCTTCGACCGTGACGAGGTCGCACGCATCGTCACCGGCGACTGA
- a CDS encoding FAD-dependent oxidoreductase: MGGSATRRYDVVVVGGGPAGTAASICTARDGLDTVVFDRGDASLDRCAFVETYPGFPGGVDVETLRALFVDHVRAAGGDVVAETVSEVREHADGFRVEAESGRVVVADRVVAATTLDGDYLRGIADEDELFTTHVRETGTHERVDGSYADADGRTPIDGLFFAGGLADRGDQVLLAAADGMRVGREIVHEARREFGYWEAALPHMDWLRRVPGDAADWEEERSWEEWFEYHRLPDDHDIDAARLERVKERELAFVAAARLDDAEITRRAAAGQRRLAAHLDDDALLDAVDDERLCEYVRERDLV; this comes from the coding sequence GTGGGTGGTTCAGCGACACGACGATACGACGTGGTCGTCGTCGGCGGCGGCCCCGCGGGAACGGCAGCGAGTATCTGTACCGCGCGAGACGGCCTCGACACCGTCGTTTTCGACCGCGGCGACGCCTCCCTCGACCGCTGTGCGTTCGTCGAGACCTACCCGGGGTTCCCGGGCGGTGTCGACGTGGAGACGCTGCGCGCGCTCTTCGTAGACCACGTCCGCGCTGCGGGCGGCGACGTCGTCGCGGAGACCGTCAGCGAGGTCCGCGAGCACGCCGATGGCTTCCGGGTCGAGGCGGAGAGCGGGCGGGTGGTCGTCGCGGACCGCGTCGTCGCGGCGACGACGCTCGACGGCGACTACCTCCGCGGTATCGCCGACGAAGACGAGTTGTTCACGACGCACGTTCGAGAGACGGGGACGCACGAGCGGGTCGACGGGTCGTACGCGGACGCCGACGGCCGCACGCCGATAGACGGGTTGTTCTTCGCGGGGGGCCTCGCAGACCGCGGCGACCAGGTGTTGCTCGCGGCGGCGGACGGGATGCGCGTCGGCCGCGAAATCGTCCACGAGGCGCGCCGCGAGTTCGGCTACTGGGAGGCGGCGCTCCCGCACATGGACTGGCTGCGCCGCGTCCCGGGGGACGCCGCCGACTGGGAGGAGGAGCGGTCGTGGGAGGAGTGGTTCGAGTACCACCGCCTGCCGGACGACCACGATATCGACGCGGCGCGTCTCGAACGCGTGAAGGAGCGGGAGTTGGCGTTCGTCGCGGCGGCCCGCCTCGACGACGCGGAGATTACGCGACGGGCGGCGGCCGGACAGCGCCGGCTGGCGGCGCACCTCGACGACGACGCGCTTCTCGATGCGGTCGACGACGAGCGGCTGTGCGAGTACGTCCGCGAGCGCGACCTCGTCTGA
- a CDS encoding universal stress protein, translating to MYDRILVATDGSEHALAAAREALGLAETHDAIVYALYVVETSTSWLAVSKNEVTDALRDVGIDAGKTALADVESLAADRDVDLVTELGEGSADEEILAYAAEIDADLAVMGTHGREGVRRRLVGSVAERVVRDAPMPVLTVNAQDA from the coding sequence ATGTACGACCGCATCCTCGTCGCGACCGACGGCAGCGAACACGCGCTCGCCGCGGCGCGAGAAGCCCTCGGACTCGCCGAGACCCACGACGCCATCGTCTACGCCCTCTACGTCGTGGAGACGTCGACGAGCTGGCTCGCCGTCTCGAAGAACGAAGTCACGGACGCCCTCCGCGACGTCGGCATCGACGCCGGGAAGACCGCCCTCGCCGACGTCGAATCCCTCGCCGCCGACCGCGACGTCGACCTCGTCACCGAGCTAGGCGAGGGGTCGGCGGACGAGGAGATTCTCGCGTACGCGGCGGAAATCGACGCCGACCTCGCCGTGATGGGGACGCACGGCCGCGAGGGCGTGCGCCGCCGACTCGTCGGGAGCGTCGCCGAGCGCGTCGTCCGCGACGCCCCGATGCCCGTCCTCACGGTCAACGCACAGGACGCGTAG
- a CDS encoding putative manganese transporter: MTAPLQFGGLSLADALDIFVFSVRDGFVQVSAFVAVTVLVFSYIQYRTGGRIVSYLERNERMQPLAGALLGLTPGCGGAIIAMPLYIRGSVSFGTVIAALAATAGDSAFVILALAPEAAVYAYGLAFVAAVGFGYAIDAWGLGVGRVDRAVSRLGRPVTDGGFATANVASGGPSVPHYEMDDAHSHAESQSEETALARVATVFSHGVHVLWWAVAVAGLVAGVLYLARGAPDVPLAFDATFFGLFTVAGLVGTTASFYLHFVGRKFIGEGAAGRVRDDFASAYETFQHAAMETSMVTVWVIVAYLVYEYSVVLFGIDIAALAAAAGVLAPVGGALLGLIPGCAPQIVFAQLYAEGGLPFSALTANAISQDGDALFPLLAIDLKAAIVATIYTTIPALVVGVALHFVWPYSQFGFGVL, encoded by the coding sequence GTGACCGCCCCGCTCCAGTTCGGCGGGCTGTCGCTCGCCGACGCGCTCGATATTTTCGTGTTCTCCGTTCGCGACGGCTTCGTGCAGGTGAGCGCGTTCGTCGCCGTCACCGTCCTCGTCTTCAGCTACATCCAGTATCGGACGGGCGGCCGTATCGTCTCCTACCTCGAACGGAACGAGCGCATGCAGCCGCTCGCCGGCGCGCTCCTCGGCCTGACGCCCGGATGCGGCGGCGCGATTATCGCGATGCCGCTCTACATCCGGGGGTCGGTGAGTTTCGGAACGGTCATCGCCGCGCTCGCCGCGACCGCCGGCGACTCCGCGTTCGTCATTCTCGCGCTCGCCCCCGAAGCCGCCGTCTACGCCTACGGGCTCGCGTTCGTCGCCGCCGTCGGCTTCGGCTACGCCATCGACGCGTGGGGGCTCGGCGTCGGGCGCGTCGACCGCGCCGTGAGCCGACTCGGCCGCCCCGTCACCGACGGCGGGTTCGCGACGGCGAACGTCGCCAGCGGCGGGCCGAGCGTCCCGCACTACGAGATGGACGACGCCCACAGCCACGCGGAGAGCCAGAGCGAGGAAACCGCGCTGGCGCGCGTCGCGACGGTGTTCAGTCACGGCGTCCACGTGCTCTGGTGGGCCGTCGCCGTCGCCGGCCTCGTCGCCGGCGTGCTCTACCTCGCGCGCGGCGCGCCCGACGTCCCGCTCGCGTTCGACGCGACCTTCTTCGGGCTGTTCACCGTCGCCGGCCTCGTCGGCACGACCGCGTCCTTCTACCTCCACTTCGTCGGCCGGAAGTTCATCGGCGAGGGCGCGGCGGGCCGCGTTCGCGACGACTTCGCGAGCGCCTACGAGACCTTCCAGCACGCCGCGATGGAGACGAGCATGGTGACGGTGTGGGTCATCGTCGCCTACCTCGTCTACGAGTACAGCGTCGTCCTCTTCGGCATCGACATCGCCGCGCTCGCCGCGGCCGCGGGCGTCCTCGCCCCCGTCGGCGGCGCGCTCCTCGGCCTCATCCCCGGCTGCGCGCCACAGATCGTGTTCGCACAGCTCTACGCCGAGGGCGGCCTGCCGTTCTCCGCGCTCACCGCGAACGCCATCAGTCAGGACGGCGACGCCCTCTTCCCCCTGCTGGCCATCGACCTGAAGGCCGCCATCGTCGCCACCATCTACACGACGATTCCCGCGCTCGTCGTCGGCGTGGCGCTCCACTTCGTCTGGCCGTACAGCCAGTTCGGTTTCGGGGTGCTCTGA